One genomic region from Leptospira montravelensis encodes:
- the ribH gene encoding 6,7-dimethyl-8-ribityllumazine synthase, producing MTATLEGTRIGNGQKHCVIVSKFNEFITESLLKGAKDAYRQHGIADSDVTVIYVPGAFELPQTVKRVLSSKKYQFSAIVCLGAVIRGATSHYDLVSGEAAKVGSVADGSVPVIFGVITTESIEQAIERAGTKAGNKGYEAATTAIEMANLFKEIG from the coding sequence ATGACAGCTACACTGGAAGGCACACGCATCGGAAACGGACAAAAACATTGTGTCATCGTTTCAAAGTTCAATGAATTCATTACCGAGTCTCTACTCAAAGGAGCCAAAGATGCATACAGACAACATGGAATCGCAGATTCCGATGTCACTGTCATCTATGTTCCCGGTGCCTTCGAACTTCCACAAACCGTAAAACGAGTTTTATCATCCAAAAAATACCAATTCTCTGCCATCGTATGCCTGGGGGCCGTGATCCGTGGTGCCACTTCTCATTATGATTTGGTTTCCGGCGAAGCCGCCAAAGTTGGGTCAGTGGCTGATGGATCAGTTCCTGTGATTTTTGGGGTCATCACCACAGAATCCATTGAACAAGCCATTGAAAGAGCCGGTACCAAAGCAGGAAACAAAGGATACGAGGCAGCCACCACAGCCATCGAAATGGCAAATCTTTTCAAAGAGATCGGATGA
- a CDS encoding SET domain-containing protein, with protein MKKKKSVKKVKKRKPVVYTESDFIVKPSSIPNIGMGLFTKQTLYKGDTVGYYMGKIITDEQAESNKYVDSKYLLWICKDWWIYGEGRESNYTRYINHSSKPNAELVTSVRWKTARFKVLKTIPEGSEIFFDYGKDYWDNVDFKPK; from the coding sequence ATGAAGAAAAAGAAATCCGTAAAGAAGGTCAAAAAAAGAAAACCGGTTGTGTATACCGAGAGTGACTTTATTGTAAAACCTTCCTCTATTCCTAATATTGGAATGGGACTATTCACCAAACAAACATTATACAAGGGAGATACCGTTGGTTATTACATGGGTAAAATCATTACCGATGAACAAGCGGAATCCAACAAATACGTAGACTCAAAATATCTACTTTGGATCTGCAAAGACTGGTGGATTTATGGGGAAGGACGAGAATCCAATTACACCCGTTATATCAACCATTCCTCAAAACCGAACGCAGAACTTGTCACATCTGTCAGATGGAAAACTGCCAGGTTTAAGGTATTAAAAACAATCCCAGAAGGATCAGAAATATTTTTTGATTACGGAAAGGACTACTGGGACAATGTGGACTTCAAACCAAAGTAA
- a CDS encoding N-acetylmuramoyl-L-alanine amidase family protein, protein MAANSFYLQKRLVLFCFCIFPNFLGAEVAKLPLYGRGNYVAFSDLKSILPELSTKLKKFTRVGSIYTPQGNLQFRLGSSFYTLDGKIFKIPKAILKKEEDVYLPLDLVEAVLLNLISYDVRYQFKETELWVLIPKEPVPKRNLNVKAIVIDAGHGGKDPGTSDPSGFFEKDVSLGVARYTYLYLRKYYPEIRVQMVRKNDSFVELEDRSKLANQVLQDTRDVVFISFHCNASLSDKAAGFEVYYLSQSPSTEAARETALLENRYVGKHKNPVVSQIQSQMLSSVTQRRSKKLAAAVAEQYEKALSPEIPSRGVKKADFSVLRGSLMPAVLVEMGYLTNPEESRKLRDKTYQKKIARSVIKGIHEYASSKD, encoded by the coding sequence TTGGCAGCGAATTCTTTCTATCTTCAAAAAAGATTAGTTCTCTTTTGTTTTTGTATTTTCCCGAATTTCCTCGGAGCTGAGGTCGCCAAACTTCCGCTCTACGGGAGAGGGAACTACGTGGCATTTTCGGATTTAAAATCGATTTTGCCAGAACTATCTACCAAATTAAAAAAATTCACAAGAGTTGGTTCCATTTACACTCCCCAAGGGAATCTTCAATTTCGACTAGGGTCCAGTTTTTATACTCTGGATGGAAAAATTTTCAAAATCCCCAAAGCCATTTTGAAAAAGGAAGAAGATGTGTATCTTCCTTTGGATCTTGTGGAAGCAGTTTTACTAAACCTAATCTCCTATGATGTTCGTTATCAATTCAAAGAAACAGAACTTTGGGTCCTTATCCCCAAAGAACCGGTCCCCAAACGAAATTTGAATGTAAAAGCCATTGTGATTGATGCCGGTCACGGAGGAAAGGACCCAGGCACTTCCGATCCTAGTGGATTCTTTGAAAAGGATGTGAGTCTTGGTGTGGCCCGTTATACTTATTTATACTTACGAAAATACTACCCGGAAATTCGCGTGCAGATGGTTCGTAAAAATGATAGTTTTGTGGAACTTGAAGATCGTTCGAAACTAGCCAACCAAGTTTTGCAAGATACAAGGGATGTAGTCTTTATTAGTTTCCATTGTAATGCCTCCCTGTCGGATAAGGCAGCCGGTTTTGAAGTGTATTACCTTTCGCAAAGCCCAAGTACAGAGGCGGCCCGTGAAACAGCCCTTTTGGAAAATCGGTATGTGGGAAAACATAAGAACCCTGTTGTCTCCCAAATCCAATCACAGATGTTGTCCAGTGTCACCCAAAGGCGATCAAAGAAATTGGCGGCGGCTGTGGCAGAACAGTATGAAAAGGCCCTAAGCCCCGAGATTCCCTCTCGAGGAGTGAAAAAGGCAGATTTTTCCGTCTTGCGAGGAAGCCTTATGCCTGCGGTACTTGTGGAAATGGGGTATCTGACAAACCCAGAAGAAAGTAGGAAACTACGGGATAAAACCTACCAAAAGAAAATTGCCCGGAGTGTCATCAAAGGAATTCATGAATACGCATCTTCAAAAGATTAA
- the nusB gene encoding transcription antitermination factor NusB: MSSRHRGRSLALMCLYQIDLVGTDPDRAMKFDWYDKKITREEKDYAVFLVKGVVENRKAIDTLIKKYSENWELSRISVVNRCILRLSILSLQKEPFLAAPVVINEAVELTKEFETDESAQFINGLLDAFYKKEIVANKPQ, translated from the coding sequence ATGAGTTCTAGACACCGCGGGCGAAGTCTCGCCTTAATGTGCCTCTACCAAATTGACCTGGTGGGAACCGACCCGGACCGGGCCATGAAATTCGATTGGTATGACAAAAAAATCACTCGTGAAGAAAAGGATTATGCTGTCTTTCTTGTGAAAGGAGTGGTCGAAAATCGAAAAGCGATCGATACTCTAATCAAGAAGTATTCGGAGAATTGGGAACTTTCGCGTATTTCCGTGGTCAACCGTTGTATTTTACGTTTATCAATTCTTAGTTTGCAAAAGGAACCTTTCCTTGCGGCCCCCGTTGTCATCAATGAAGCGGTCGAACTCACAAAAGAATTTGAAACAGACGAATCGGCACAGTTCATCAACGGATTACTTGATGCCTTCTATAAGAAGGAGATCGTAGCGAACAAACCCCAGTAA
- a CDS encoding flagellin — protein sequence MIINHNLAAINSHRVLKFQNEEVSKNMEKLSSGMRINRAGDDASGLAVSEKMRTQVNGLRQAERNTEDGMSLIQTTEGYLQESNDIIQRIRTLAIQSSNGIYTDEDRQMIQVEVSQLIDEVDRIASQAEFNKMNLLQGDFARGSRATSMWFHIGPNMHQRERVFIATMTARALNLKGQSGDLLSLSTADKSNDAIGTLDAALNRISKQRANLGAYFNRLEHAAKGLMNAYENTQASESRIRDADMAEETVAFTKNQILVQSGTAMLAQANVRPQGVLSLLR from the coding sequence ATGATCATAAACCACAATTTAGCCGCGATCAACTCACATCGCGTCCTCAAGTTCCAAAACGAGGAAGTCTCCAAGAATATGGAGAAACTATCCTCTGGTATGCGAATCAACCGTGCAGGTGATGATGCATCAGGCCTTGCCGTTTCGGAAAAAATGAGAACGCAAGTGAATGGTCTTAGACAAGCAGAAAGAAATACCGAAGACGGTATGAGCCTTATCCAAACTACGGAAGGTTATTTGCAAGAATCGAATGATATCATTCAAAGAATTCGAACTCTTGCAATTCAGTCGTCTAACGGTATTTATACTGACGAAGACAGACAAATGATCCAAGTCGAAGTTTCACAACTTATTGACGAAGTGGACAGAATCGCTTCACAAGCTGAATTCAATAAAATGAATTTGCTTCAAGGTGATTTTGCTCGTGGATCTAGAGCAACTTCCATGTGGTTCCATATTGGACCGAACATGCACCAAAGAGAAAGAGTGTTCATTGCTACAATGACTGCACGTGCACTTAATCTTAAAGGTCAAAGTGGAGATCTCTTGTCTTTGTCAACAGCTGACAAGTCAAACGATGCGATCGGAACTTTGGATGCTGCGTTAAATCGCATTAGCAAACAAAGAGCAAACTTAGGTGCTTACTTTAATCGTCTTGAGCATGCTGCAAAAGGGCTCATGAACGCTTATGAGAATACCCAAGCCTCCGAGTCTAGGATCCGTGATGCGGATATGGCAGAAGAAACTGTGGCTTTCACAAAGAACCAGATTTTAGTTCAATCTGGAACTGCTATGTTAGCTCAGGCGAATGTTCGTCCACAAGGAGTTCTTTCTCTCCTCCGTTAA
- a CDS encoding LIC_10740 family protein has protein sequence MNTHLQKIKEYLRSLSEIIKILVTRFYKIGTGETKLTRDFIFLFASWFSLLIFFSFFILAEQNPFRLLVPFQLYSYPSLDHREPIVIYISNGEGEQIPIHRKVLKREETGDFIYQIVGEVGSPPYFDSVEALAKDGKLFSPKKLLDIRFALKQTWFVEKGNKLVIDWNVQILQDVMEKYRLPRTKSDEADTDEENTNTPVDTITYYTGGTETGPKEPEEVIQKRRSLAMESTIRALNASLFENFKDLKTIEHKFSGEGNPVYHWDLISPLAIRP, from the coding sequence ATGAATACGCATCTTCAAAAGATTAAGGAATATCTTCGTTCGCTAAGCGAAATCATCAAAATACTCGTCACTCGATTTTATAAAATCGGAACGGGAGAAACCAAACTCACTCGCGATTTTATCTTTTTGTTTGCTTCTTGGTTTTCTCTCCTTATTTTCTTTAGTTTTTTTATTTTAGCAGAACAAAACCCATTTCGGTTGCTTGTTCCTTTCCAACTTTATTCCTATCCCTCACTCGACCATAGAGAACCCATTGTGATTTATATTTCCAATGGAGAAGGGGAACAAATCCCTATCCACAGAAAGGTTTTAAAAAGAGAAGAAACAGGGGATTTTATTTATCAAATCGTAGGAGAAGTTGGTTCACCACCTTACTTTGATTCTGTGGAAGCATTGGCAAAAGATGGCAAACTTTTTTCTCCTAAAAAACTTTTGGACATTCGATTTGCTTTGAAACAAACCTGGTTTGTGGAAAAAGGAAACAAACTTGTGATTGATTGGAATGTACAAATTTTACAAGATGTAATGGAAAAATATAGACTTCCCCGTACAAAGTCTGATGAAGCCGACACAGATGAAGAGAATACAAATACTCCTGTGGATACCATTACTTATTATACAGGTGGTACAGAAACTGGACCCAAAGAACCAGAAGAAGTCATTCAAAAACGTAGGTCTCTTGCAATGGAATCCACCATACGTGCGTTAAATGCAAGTCTATTTGAGAACTTTAAAGACCTAAAAACAATCGAACATAAATTTTCTGGAGAAGGAAATCCCGTTTACCACTGGGATTTGATATCTCCACTCGCCATTCGCCCCTAA
- a CDS encoding flagellin — protein MIINHNMSAIQSHRALKFTQWDVDKTMRNLSTGQRINLAGDDASGLAVSEKLRTQIRGLRQAERNTEDGLSFIQTAEGYLDQSAEIVQRIRTLAIQTSNGIYTPEDRQLVQVEVSALVDEIDRIASQAEFNKMKLFEGDFARKSTKASMWFHMGANAKQRERFYIGTMTSKALKMSEGANKIALSTPGKADEAIAKADFALNKIMKQRADMGAYQNRLESTAKGLMGAYENMQASESRIRDADMAEEMVALTTKQILVQSGTAMLAQASVRPNSVLRLLNNA, from the coding sequence ATGATTATCAATCACAACATGAGTGCGATCCAATCACATCGTGCTCTCAAGTTTACACAATGGGATGTAGATAAGACTATGAGGAACCTCTCCACCGGGCAAAGGATTAACCTTGCCGGTGATGATGCTTCTGGTCTTGCTGTTTCGGAAAAACTACGAACACAAATTCGTGGTTTACGTCAGGCCGAAAGGAATACGGAAGATGGACTGAGTTTCATCCAGACTGCAGAGGGTTACCTTGACCAGTCGGCGGAAATCGTCCAACGAATCCGGACCCTAGCGATCCAGACTTCGAACGGAATCTACACACCGGAGGACAGGCAGCTCGTGCAGGTAGAAGTATCTGCGCTGGTGGATGAGATCGATCGAATTGCTTCGCAAGCAGAGTTCAATAAAATGAAACTGTTTGAAGGAGACTTCGCTCGCAAGTCAACAAAGGCATCGATGTGGTTTCACATGGGAGCAAACGCAAAGCAAAGAGAGCGTTTCTACATTGGAACTATGACTTCGAAAGCTCTAAAGATGTCAGAAGGTGCAAATAAAATTGCTCTTTCTACACCTGGTAAAGCTGATGAAGCGATTGCTAAAGCGGACTTCGCCTTGAACAAGATCATGAAGCAGAGAGCAGATATGGGAGCTTATCAAAATAGGCTTGAAAGTACTGCAAAAGGCCTCATGGGTGCATACGAAAATATGCAAGCATCCGAATCAAGGATTAGGGACGCAGATATGGCGGAAGAAATGGTAGCGCTCACGACGAAACAAATTCTCGTGCAAAGCGGTACGGCAATGTTAGCGCAAGCCAGTGTTCGGCCAAATTCTGTATTACGACTTTTGAATAACGCTTAA
- a CDS encoding DEAD/DEAH box helicase has translation MKFNELPFHESLVKALDKIGYTELTPIQAKSIPFAMEGNDLTGLAQTGTGKTMAFLLPTLHRLLSAEEEEALPYALVLAPTRELTIQIAEEAKKLLEFTDLGVATIIGGTDYKSQEQALGNKACLIVATPGRLIDFVKNHGLSLENIKVVILDEADRMFDMGFVQDLKYIFHKCKNRKQSLLFSATLSYEVVRLASKYLNDPIEVHINPEKVITERIDQNLLHLGREEKLPYLVNSLLHNEIEGLGIIFTNYKMNIPKIVSVLRKFGITATGLSSELDQKKRIRLLRDFKAGKYKYLIATDVASRGIDIENIDVVYNYDLPQDAENYVHRIGRTARAGRKGMSIGFCSETDYTELERIERYLNSKIPMGEIREEYLEFPKGEFTPVFADESIPGEKKYQDRERGERGGRGGKPRHGGEQRGGEHRSGDRNQNRSGDRGRGKGKGEKHHPAAKMAHPHTHEGEGDHKQPAKMTHHEFKHGSHSKDGKGKGQHKKNQSGNVHKKNDPRRNLFDINEVKKSKKQKQSIWQRILSIFKKD, from the coding sequence ATGAAATTTAACGAATTACCCTTTCACGAGTCTCTTGTAAAAGCACTAGATAAAATCGGCTACACAGAACTCACCCCCATCCAAGCCAAGTCCATTCCGTTCGCGATGGAAGGAAACGATCTCACGGGCCTTGCACAAACAGGTACTGGAAAGACTATGGCTTTTTTACTTCCCACTCTCCATAGGCTTTTATCTGCCGAAGAAGAGGAGGCTCTCCCTTATGCCCTTGTCCTTGCACCCACAAGAGAACTCACCATCCAAATTGCTGAAGAAGCAAAAAAACTTTTAGAGTTCACTGACCTCGGTGTGGCTACGATCATTGGGGGAACCGATTATAAGTCCCAAGAACAGGCGTTAGGAAATAAGGCTTGTCTCATTGTGGCAACTCCCGGAAGACTCATAGACTTTGTCAAAAACCACGGCCTCTCTTTGGAAAATATCAAAGTAGTGATTTTGGATGAAGCGGACAGAATGTTCGATATGGGATTTGTCCAAGATCTCAAATACATCTTTCACAAATGTAAAAATAGAAAACAGTCTCTTCTTTTTAGTGCTACTCTCAGTTACGAAGTGGTTCGACTTGCGAGTAAATACTTAAACGATCCGATTGAAGTCCATATCAATCCAGAAAAAGTAATCACCGAACGAATCGACCAAAACTTACTCCATTTAGGAAGGGAAGAAAAACTTCCTTACCTTGTGAATTCACTTTTGCATAATGAGATCGAAGGCCTGGGAATCATTTTTACTAACTACAAAATGAATATCCCGAAGATTGTATCTGTTCTTCGAAAGTTTGGAATTACGGCAACAGGACTTTCTTCCGAGCTCGATCAAAAAAAACGGATTCGTTTGTTACGTGATTTCAAAGCAGGAAAATACAAATACTTGATTGCCACTGATGTCGCTTCTCGTGGAATCGATATCGAAAACATCGATGTGGTTTATAATTATGACCTACCACAAGATGCAGAAAACTATGTGCACCGCATTGGACGTACTGCTCGTGCGGGAAGAAAGGGAATGTCGATTGGATTTTGTTCTGAAACCGATTATACCGAACTCGAACGAATTGAACGTTACCTAAATTCCAAAATCCCTATGGGAGAAATCCGAGAAGAGTATTTGGAATTTCCTAAGGGAGAGTTCACTCCTGTATTTGCCGATGAATCCATTCCTGGTGAAAAAAAATACCAAGACCGGGAAAGAGGAGAACGTGGAGGTCGAGGTGGAAAACCAAGACATGGAGGAGAGCAGAGAGGCGGCGAACACAGGTCAGGTGACAGAAACCAAAACCGTTCGGGAGACCGTGGACGTGGGAAAGGAAAAGGGGAAAAACACCATCCTGCCGCTAAGATGGCGCACCCGCACACTCATGAGGGAGAAGGTGATCATAAACAACCGGCCAAAATGACCCACCATGAATTCAAACATGGGTCACATTCCAAAGATGGAAAGGGCAAAGGCCAACATAAGAAAAACCAGTCAGGGAATGTTCATAAAAAAAATGATCCAAGACGGAATCTTTTCGATATCAACGAAGTAAAAAAATCCAAAAAACAGAAACAATCGATTTGGCAGCGAATTCTTTCTATCTTCAAAAAAGATTAG
- a CDS encoding tetratricopeptide repeat protein, translating to MDPIQKNRFRIEEQSSQPSYYQEDPYLRNLGREKETNYESETTARRPVLSFLFWSFLVILVLGFLTAGYWWYLQKKQNPEEIAKALKNLPTDKKALNLLVDKPYLPDDSVNPKLAACLNAYHNRYVNRVGNVCEEFLNSPGSDEDKSIALTVLGVMYDEAGRYINAIERLEKAIQYDSKNYFAFYNLSLAFKHAGKFEEARRAAERAKEIAPNDYRVALLQGNLFQEIGDPASAIEAYKEGQSLAPADVTLTYNLAISYLKQGNIAEAISEFQKVVQTAPNSQTAVLSYGHLGTIFYQREDYDRAEFYFREVIRLKTNDAKSYYNLGLVYLKKKVPEEAAKYFQKALDSNANEPEVYRYIADAFLSMGQTNMAITALKKALLLKPSDVDSLFALSELYYKKGELVEAESLFRRIIRLTPGDTYSETAYVNLGIILDEMERYSESITAFEGALSLNPKNQSAYYNLGLAYLHAGKPTMAIESLRKSQALDPNHTQSRLAIADYYLENRFYSEAIAEYEEAIAWKPELYEARLKLADVYIQTKNYPAAEKMLVYVLENSKDPKEIKLAHRKLALSYANSGNSGLSKKAKEEAFRATHIDPEDMESRLVLSKILIDSGSLVDREKAIEELIVITRSDVTPTISSKAHNYLGVCYFKNGEFKRALSSFQTAIDLNPSLTEAYENKRAARAQYEKSLESKKRTYF from the coding sequence ATGGATCCCATCCAAAAAAACCGGTTTCGTATAGAGGAACAATCCTCACAGCCAAGTTATTACCAGGAAGATCCATACTTACGGAACCTGGGTCGTGAAAAAGAAACCAATTACGAATCAGAAACCACGGCTCGTCGTCCTGTTTTATCTTTTCTATTTTGGTCTTTTCTTGTGATCCTTGTCCTTGGATTTTTAACCGCCGGTTACTGGTGGTATTTACAAAAAAAACAAAACCCAGAAGAGATCGCAAAAGCCTTAAAGAACCTTCCCACAGACAAAAAGGCACTGAACCTTCTTGTGGATAAACCTTACCTTCCTGATGATTCCGTAAATCCGAAACTCGCGGCCTGTCTCAATGCCTATCACAACCGTTATGTGAACCGAGTGGGAAATGTTTGTGAGGAATTTTTAAATTCACCAGGCAGTGACGAAGACAAATCCATCGCTCTTACCGTTCTTGGGGTGATGTATGATGAAGCCGGTCGTTATATCAATGCCATTGAACGATTGGAAAAAGCCATCCAATACGATTCCAAAAACTATTTTGCATTTTATAATTTATCTCTCGCATTCAAACATGCGGGAAAATTTGAAGAAGCAAGACGGGCCGCAGAAAGAGCCAAAGAAATTGCCCCGAACGATTACCGAGTGGCACTCCTCCAAGGAAATTTATTCCAAGAGATTGGAGATCCGGCCAGTGCCATCGAAGCCTACAAAGAAGGGCAGTCTTTGGCCCCGGCAGATGTTACCCTTACTTACAACTTAGCCATTAGTTATTTAAAACAAGGAAATATCGCAGAAGCCATTTCCGAATTCCAAAAGGTAGTACAAACAGCACCCAATTCCCAAACAGCCGTTTTGTCTTATGGCCATCTTGGAACTATCTTTTACCAAAGAGAAGATTATGATAGGGCTGAGTTTTATTTCAGAGAAGTGATTCGTTTGAAAACAAACGACGCGAAGTCTTACTATAACTTAGGTTTGGTGTATTTAAAAAAGAAAGTGCCAGAAGAAGCGGCCAAATACTTTCAGAAAGCCCTCGATTCCAATGCCAACGAACCAGAAGTGTATCGTTACATTGCAGATGCCTTTTTATCCATGGGCCAAACCAATATGGCCATCACTGCCTTAAAAAAAGCATTGTTACTGAAACCAAGTGACGTGGATTCTCTTTTTGCTTTGTCTGAGCTCTATTATAAAAAAGGGGAACTAGTAGAAGCCGAAAGTTTGTTTCGTAGGATCATTCGCCTCACGCCTGGAGATACGTATTCGGAAACCGCTTATGTAAACCTTGGAATCATTTTAGATGAGATGGAACGGTACTCCGAAAGTATTACTGCTTTTGAAGGGGCACTGTCCTTAAATCCCAAAAACCAATCTGCCTATTACAATTTGGGCCTTGCCTATTTACATGCCGGAAAACCTACGATGGCCATTGAGTCCCTTCGTAAGTCACAAGCCCTTGATCCAAACCATACACAGTCACGACTTGCGATCGCCGATTATTATTTAGAAAACCGTTTTTATTCAGAAGCCATCGCTGAATACGAAGAGGCCATTGCTTGGAAACCAGAACTTTATGAAGCCCGATTAAAACTGGCAGATGTGTACATCCAAACCAAAAACTATCCAGCCGCAGAAAAGATGCTCGTGTATGTTTTAGAAAATTCTAAAGATCCTAAAGAAATCAAATTGGCTCATAGAAAACTGGCTTTAAGTTATGCAAATAGCGGAAACTCTGGGTTATCAAAAAAAGCCAAAGAGGAAGCATTTCGTGCGACTCATATCGATCCCGAAGATATGGAATCAAGGCTTGTTCTTTCCAAAATTCTCATTGATTCAGGTTCTCTTGTGGACCGGGAAAAGGCGATTGAGGAACTCATTGTCATTACGCGCTCCGATGTCACACCTACCATTTCTTCCAAAGCCCATAATTATTTGGGAGTATGTTATTTTAAAAATGGGGAATTTAAAAGAGCACTTTCTAGTTTCCAAACAGCCATTGATCTAAACCCAAGCCTTACCGAAGCCTATGAAAACAAAAGGGCGGCTAGGGCTCAGTATGAAAAATCCCTCGAATCCAAAAAGAGAACGTATTTTTGA
- a CDS encoding class I SAM-dependent methyltransferase has translation MSLFEFIPHKKFPEYYEECQHTGVLRYLPAKHREYGDSYFMEEYKSQYKKSYYEDEPNLLGMAKRRLHNLESVGVSPMGKSLLEIGSAAGFFLDEARSAGYETRGLELSPKEVEYSKSTLGLAVDQTSVLSVESHLWKHSFDVIAAFFVIEHIEDIEGLWKRLGDWIRPGGHLYLAVPSSFGPSFQTNPKEWFLTHPSDHFFDYSVHSLKKLLSILGFEVNYVRPMSYHSYRDLGPRGKLPEWLYRLYANQFAYGDTIELIARKLKH, from the coding sequence TTGAGTTTATTCGAATTTATCCCACATAAAAAATTTCCAGAGTATTATGAAGAATGCCAACATACAGGTGTTCTTCGGTATCTTCCTGCTAAACATAGAGAGTATGGGGACAGTTACTTTATGGAAGAGTATAAGTCCCAATACAAAAAATCCTATTACGAAGATGAACCAAACTTACTAGGTATGGCAAAACGTAGGCTCCACAATTTGGAATCGGTGGGGGTTAGTCCGATGGGAAAATCCCTTTTGGAAATTGGATCGGCGGCCGGATTTTTTTTGGATGAAGCAAGGAGTGCCGGTTACGAAACGCGGGGCCTTGAACTTTCTCCAAAGGAAGTGGAATATTCTAAATCCACACTGGGCCTTGCCGTAGACCAAACTTCTGTTTTGTCAGTGGAAAGTCATTTATGGAAACATTCTTTTGATGTCATTGCCGCCTTTTTTGTCATTGAACATATTGAAGATATAGAAGGGCTTTGGAAACGACTAGGGGATTGGATTCGGCCTGGTGGGCATTTGTATCTCGCGGTTCCTTCTAGTTTTGGCCCCAGTTTCCAAACCAATCCCAAGGAATGGTTTTTAACCCATCCGTCTGACCACTTTTTTGACTACTCTGTTCACTCATTGAAAAAACTCTTGTCAATCCTTGGCTTTGAGGTGAACTATGTAAGACCTATGTCGTATCACTCCTACCGGGATTTAGGGCCTAGAGGCAAACTCCCCGAATGGCTGTATCGCCTCTATGCAAACCAATTTGCCTATGGTGATACCATCGAACTAATCGCCAGAAAATTAAAACACTGA